A genomic window from Ascaphus truei isolate aAscTru1 chromosome 1, aAscTru1.hap1, whole genome shotgun sequence includes:
- the CER1 gene encoding cerberus has product MFLQVFQLFIFSYLVNDGEGRHSEGRRKTGPNSFVHQKRLRKGRGGPKSMLLANTVKFEEAQNKPSALVLISEFADALKNEGGKNPKLNKVPKSSSLSTDIKLDKSVRNRGLPRAIAPNDTIKKFFFPYLSNKRNRESAIRKNAKTFWNHFMFKMNAASQDLMLPIKTQAVQQETCKALPFSQNIVHENCDKLVIQNNVCFGKCNSFHMPGLQDPLYTCSHCLPSKFTMNHLELNCTESDHVVKVIMVVKECKCEVQKSNHHQTGFFNMDLSTGGHD; this is encoded by the exons ATGTTTCTGCAAGTGTTTCAGCTTTTTATTTTCTCCTACCTTGTAAATGATGGAGAAGGAAGACACTCTGAAGGAAGAAGAAAGACAGGACCTAATTCCTTTGTCCATCAGAAACGCCTCAGAAAAGGCAGAGGAGGACCTAAGAGCATGTTACTGGCTAATACTGTGAAGTTTGAGGAGGCTCAGAATAAGCCAAGTGCTCTTGTGTTAATATCAGAATTTGCAGATGCCCTCAAGAATGAAGGTGGCAAGAATCCCAAACTCAACAAAGTTCCTAAGTCAAGTTCTTTATCTACAGACATCAAATTGGACAAAAGTGTAAGGAACAGGGGTCTCCCCAGGGCAATAGCCCCGAATGATACCATAAAGAAATTTTTCTTCCCTTATCTTTCTAACAAAAGGAATAGAGAATCAGCTATAAGGAAGAATGCCAAGACATTCTGGAACCACTTTATGTTTAAAATGAATGCAGCCTCACAGGACCTGATGCTTCCCATTAAAACACAGGCAGTACAACAAGAAACGTGCAAGGCTCTACCCTTCTCTCAG AATATTGTACATGAGAACTGTGACAAGCTGGTGATACAGAACAATGTGTGCTTTGGTAAATGTAACTCCTTCCACATGCCGGGCCTGCAAGATCCCCTCTATACCTGCTCCCACTGTCTACCCTCCAAATTCACCATGAACCACTTGGAGTTGAACTGCACAGAATCTGACCATGTGGTGAAGGTCATCATGGTGGTGAAGGAATGTAAGTGTGAAGTTCAGAAGAGTAACCACCATCAAACAGGATTCTTCAACATGGACCTTAGCACTGGTGGACATGACTAG